One genomic region from Salvia hispanica cultivar TCC Black 2014 chromosome 2, UniMelb_Shisp_WGS_1.0, whole genome shotgun sequence encodes:
- the LOC125207587 gene encoding uncharacterized protein LOC125207587 produces MDEDQELRFVCRFCFKKYPCGKSLGGHMRSCVVANSAESDDKLLDPNIKKFPSFVVVGVGGGGSGGIQSTMSDPRIVDLGNGQSSYGLRENPRKSWRAVGSSSPLPQEKFCKQCGKGFQSSKALCGHMACHSDKDRGMKDDHSWTSEIQKLVMDSHSDMEDEDRAIKTRSLKSKRFRKIVVNSPFPDGSSSVSEIDGEEQEEVAMCLMMLSRDNGSKGGVNSLVESSDNNSVILETKSSSIDMKSVRKKCDVIKNGYDQDEKKGGDAVVKAENSDSGYFLDECSKAEESDVSMDGLRRSIGVNVYEEFRQSLNRSRIYRAEVKKALAKENEYDHDHGSNGNSIAAKIEQSRKRRYAVENSDLYNDYDEHRIKTVDPPSAEKRLKYECFNCKKTFKSYQALGGHRPCHKKSNALYESRYESGENSLDDEFAARGKMVESTSNRKPVPDKKMKAKKSKGHVCPFCNRVFKNGQALGGHKRSHFIGGHEVNTNPSPVAKLDLLDLNLPAPQDDEDDGDDQYSPW; encoded by the coding sequence ATGGATGAGGATCAAGAATTGAGGTTTGTTTGTAGGTTTTGCTTCAAGAAATACCCTTGTGGGAAGTCTCTAGGAGGCCATATGAGGTCATGTGTAGTTGCAAATTCTGCTGAATCTGATGATAAACTACTTGATCCCAACATTAAGAAATTCCCATCATTTGTAGTTGTTGGTGTTGGTGGTGGAGGTAGTGGTGGGATTCAAAGCACAATGAGTGATCCAAGAATTGTTGATTTAGGAAATGGGCAGTCTAGCTATGGCCTAAGAGAGAATCCTAGAAAGAGTTGGAGGGCTGTGGGTTCAAGCTCCCCTCTACCACAAGAGAAGTTTTGCAAGCAATGTGGCAAAGGGTTTCAGTCATCGAAGGCATTGTGTGGGCACATGGCTTGCCACTCTGACAAGGATAGGGGCATGAAAGATGATCATTCTTGGACTAGTGAGATCCAGAAACTAGTGATGGATAGCCATTCGGATATGGAGGATGAGGACCGGGCAATCAAGACTAGGTCCTTGAAGAGCAAGAGGTTTAGGAAGATCGTAGTGAACTCCCCCTTCCCCGATGGCTCTTCGTCTGTCTCTGAGATTGATGGGGAGGAGCAGGAGGAAGTGGCCATGTGTTTGATGATGTTGTCTAGGGATAACGGGAGTAAAGGTGGGGTGAATTCTCTAGTGGAGAGTTCTGATAACAACTCTGTGATCTTGGAGACTAAGTCTTCTTCCATTGATATGAAGAGTGTGAGAAAAAAGTGTGATGTTATCAAGAATGGTTATGATCAAGATGAGAAGAAAGGTGGGGATGCTGTTGTTAAGGCAGAGAATTCTGACTCGGGGTATTTCTTGGATGAATGTTCCAAGGCGGAGGAGTCTGATGTGTCCATGGATGGATTACGCAGGAGCATTGGTGTGAATGTGTATGAGGAGTTTAGGCAGAGCTTGAACAGAAGCCGGATCTATAGAGCTGAGGTGAAGAAAGCACTGGCAAAGGAAAATGAGTATGATCATGATCACGGTAGCAATGGTAATAGTATAGCAGCTAAGATCGAGCAATCAAGAAAGAGGAGATATGCTGTTGAGAATTCTGATCTGTATAATGACTATGATGAACATAGGATCAAGACGGTCGACCCCCCTAGCGCTGAGAAGAGGCTGAAGTACGAGTGCTTCAACTGCAAGAAGACGTTCAAGTCCTACCAGGCTCTTGGGGGCCACAGGCCGTGCCACAAGAAGAGCAACGCATTATATGAGTCAAGATATGAGAGTGGGGAGAATAGCCTAGATGATGAGTTCGCGGCTAGAGGGAAGATGGTGGAGTCCACTAGCAATAGGAAGCCGGTGCCTGACAAGAAAATGAAGGCTAAGAAGAGCAAAGGCCATGTCTGCCCCTTCTGCAACAGGGTGTTCAAGAATGGGCAGGCGTTGGGCGGCCACAAGAGGTCACATTTCATCGGTGGCCATGAGGTGAACACGAACCCTAGCCCGGTCGCCAAGCTGGACTTGCTTGACCTCAATCTGCCCGCTCCTCAGGATGATGAGGATGATGGGGACGACCAGTACTCGCCTTGGTAG
- the LOC125207588 gene encoding heparanase-like protein 2, with amino-acid sequence MGSNIFIIWCLITLSCLCCDAQVVKLVVKGSKSIAKTDEDFICATLDWWPETKCNYNQCPWGKAGILNLDLKNKILANAIRAFSSLRIRIGGSLQDQVVYDVVGASLRKCPHFKRTESGLFGFSKGCLPKERWDQINNFFHEMGVRLTFGLNALVGRRKGGGPDDSLMVGQWDSKNAYDLINYTASKGYKIDSYELGNELCGSGVSARVGAVQYAKDTLALKKIVAKFYSNPATRPKVLGPAGFYDKQWFDAFLDATGPNVVDGVTHHIYNLGAGVDPTLINKIQDPSFLDQIAETYRDVAATIERHSPWAGAWVGEAGGAYNSGGRYVSHSFVDGFWYLDQLGMTAKFNHKVFCRQSLIGGNYGLLNRNTFIPNPDYYGALLWHRLMGTSVLSASHTGSSYLRAYSHCSKKTTGIAVLVINMSKYTAFEVYVEDYAKLYEYDQEGYVNAYEREEYHLTPKDGNILSDVLLLNGVALKLTGASGIPAMEPRMIDASLPMKIAPRSIVFAVLKGFKATACA; translated from the exons ATGggatcaaatattttcatcatCTGGTGCCTCATAACACTGTCTTGCTTGTGTTGTGATGCTCAAGTAGTGAAGCTGGTAGTGAAAGGATCGAAATCCATAGCAAAAACTGATGAAGATTTCATCTGTGCCACTCTTGATTGGTGGCCTGAAACCAAATGCAACTACAATCAGTGCCCCTGGGGCAAAGCTGGCATTCTCAATCTG GATTTGAAGAACAAGATTCTTGCAAATGCCATCAGAG CATTTAGCAGCCTGAGGATTAGGATAGGAGGTTCTTTGCAAGATCAGGTGGTGTACGATGTTGTTGGGGCATCGCTTCGAAAATGCCCTCATTTCAAGAGAACGGAGAGTGGGTTGTTTGGATTCTCTAAAGGGTGTCTGCCTAAGGAGAGATGGGATCAAATCAACAACTTCTTTCATGAAATGGG GGTTAGGTTGACATTCGGCTTGAATGCCTTGGTGGGGAGGAGGAAGGGTGGAGGACCCGATGATTCCCTCATGGTAGGCCAATGGGACTCAAAAAACGCGTATGATTTGATCAACTACACAGCCTCCAAAGGGTACAAGATTGATTCATATGAACTTG GAAACGAGTTGTGTGGGAGCGGTGTGTCTGCAAGAGTTGGGGCAGTGCAGTATGCAAAGGACACCTTAGCACTCAAGAAAATAGTAGCTAAGTTTTACTCAAATCCTGCCACTAGGCCAAAGGTGCTAGGCCCTGCAGGGTTCTACGACAAGCAGTGGTTCGATGCATTTCTTGACGCGACGGGACCTAATGTCGTTGATGGTGTCACGCACCACATCTACAACCTCGGTGCAG GTGTTGATCCCACCCTCATCAACAAGATTCAAGATCCGAGCTTTCTTGATCAGATAGCGGAGACATACAGGGATGTTGCAGCCACGATCGAGCGACACAGCCCGTGGGCAGGGGCGTGGGTCGGGGAGGCCGGTGGCGCTTACAATAGTGGTGGCAGATATGTCTCACACTCCTTTGTTGATGGATTCTG gtaCTTAGATCAATTGGGAATGACGGCAAAATTCAACCATAAGGTCTTCTGCAGACAATCCTTAATAGGAGGAAACTATGGTTTGCTCAACAGAAACACATTCATACCAAATCCAGATTACTATGG TGCTCTCTTGTGGCACCGGTTGATGGGGACGAGCGTGCTCTCCGCCTCCCACACCGGATCCTCCTACCTGCGCGCCTACTCACATTGCTCGAAGAAAACA ACAGGCATTGCAGTACTAGTGATCAATATGTCCAAATATACAGCCTTTGAAGTTTATGTTGAAGATTATGCAAAGCTATATGAATATGACCAAGAAGGTTATGTTAATGCATATGAGAGAGAAGAGTACCATTTGACCCCAAAAGATGGCAACATTTTGAGTGATGTTTTGCTGCTGAATGGAGTGGCTTTGAAGCTCACCGGAGCTTCTGGCATACCGGCAATGGAACCACGCATGATTGATGCTTCGTTGCCTATGAAGATCGCGCCTCGTTCCATAGTTTTCGCGGTGCTGAAAGGCTTCAAGGCCACAGCTTGTGCCTAG
- the LOC125207470 gene encoding protein GDAP2 homolog codes for MYRCGAATTNRGGMPTDSGDSVVTLDQVPCWSDSDFRYSYGNEDSGFQNLHFPDPLTAASEGENGGNGMVSKFPMDREINSKIYLWRGNPWNLEVDAVVNSTNENLDEAHSSPGLHAAAGPGLAEECSTLGGCRTGMAKVTNAYDLPARRVIHTVGPKYAVKYHTAAENALSHCYRSCLELLIDNGLRSIAMGCVYTEAKNYPREPAAHVAIRTVRRFLEKQKDKIHAVVFCTTTSSDTEIYKRLLPLYFPRDKLEEEMAVSKLPADVGDENGETVIDERKIRIQPLPKLKKTAPRPPLASTDLADSNISLARRDSSYLESYLDPAFMSLIKDPDQRRREQWEKSAQARNGWSFAKMLGYGDIGSPPLSAAEEYSLHSRYLAKANSLNLSDIAEMKIVYRGGVDSEGRPVMVVVGAHFLLRCLDLERFVLYIVKEFEPLIQKPYTIVYFHSAASLQIQPDLGWMKRLEQILGRKHQRNLHAIYILHPTFGLKTAILGLQMLVDNVVWKKVVYVDLLLQLFKYVPREQLTIPDFVFQHDIEVNGGKGLLVDPRTKYVYTRP; via the exons ATGTACCGGTGTGGGGCCGCAACCACTAACCGAGGTGGAATGCCAACAGATAGTGGGGACTCTGTTGTGACCCTAGATCAAGTCCCGTGTTGGAGCGATTCAGACTTTAGGTACTCATATGGGAATGAAGATTCGGGGTTCCAGAATCTGCATTTTCCAGACCCATTGACTGCAGCATCTGAAGGGGAGAATGGTGGAAATGGAATGGTATCGAAGTTTCCCATGGATCGTGAAATTAACTCGAAAATATATCTTTGGAGGGGCAACCCGTGGAATCTTGAGGTGGATGCTGTTGTAAATTCAACAAATGAG AACTTAGATGAAGCTCATAGTAGTCCTGGTTTGCATGCTGCAGCAGGACCGGGCCTTGCAGAAGAATGTTCAACCCTG GGTGGCTGTCGAACAGGAATGGCAAAAGTTACTAATGCTTATGATCTTCCAGCAAG GAGGGTCATACATACTGTAGGTCCCAAATATGCTGTAAAGTATCACACCGCTGCAGAGAATGCACTCAGTCATTGTTATCGATCTTGCCTTGAACTTCTCATTGATAATGGACTGCGCAG CATTGCTATGGGTTGTGTATACACAGAAGCCAAAAACTATCCACGAGAACCAGCTGCACATGTGGCCATAA GAACCGTGAGGCGATTTCTTGAGAAACAAAAGGATAAAATACATGCAGTCGTTTTCTGTACCACAACATCATCTGATACAGAGATATACAAAAG ATTGCTTCCGCTTTACTTTCCGCGTGATAAACTTGAAGAGGAGATGGCTGTTTCGAAGCTTCCTGCTGATGTTGGAGATGAAAATGGTGAGACGGTCATAGATGAGCGCAAAATAAGGATACAACCTTTacccaaattgaaaaaaaccGCCCCAAGACCTCCACTGGCCTCTACTGATCTGGCAGACAGCAATATATCATTAGCAAGACG GGACTCATCGTACTTGGAGTCTTATCTGGATCCTGCATTCATGTCCCTGATCAAAGATCCAGATCAGAGACGCAGAGAACAATGGGAAAAATCCGCTCAGGCTCGAAATGGTTGGAGTTTTGCTAAAATGCTTGGATATGGAGACATTGGCAGTCCTCCTTTATCAGCTGCTGAAGAATACTCGCTCCATTCTCGATACCTTGCTAAAGCAAATTCACTTAATCTTTCTGATATTgctgaaatgaaaattgt TTATCGGGGTGGGGTTGATAGTGAAGGTCGTCCGGTGATGGTGGTGGTTGGAGCACACTTTCTCCTAAGATGTCTTGATCTGGAGCGGTTTGTGCTTTACATAGTGAAG GAGTTTGAGCCCTTGATACAGAAGCCTTACACAATAGTTTATTTCCACTCTGCTGCATCATTGCAGAT ACAACCAGATCTGGGGTGGATGAAAAGGTTAGAGCAAATACTTGGTCGGAAACACCAACGCAATCTCCAT GCAATATACATTCTCCATCCAACCTTTGGTCTgaagactgcaatattaggATTGCAGATGCTTGTAGATAATGTG GTCTGGAAGAAGGTGGTCTACGTTGACCTTCTTCTGCAGCTATTCAAATACGTCCCTCGTGAACAACTGACTATTCCAGACTTCGTATTCCA GCACGACATAGAGGTCAATGGAGGGAAGGGCTTACTCGTGGATCCAAGaacaaaatatgtatatacaaGACCGTAG